The DNA window TATTAATAATTAAAATTTGTTCCGAATCCACTTGAGGTAAATGTAACAGTTGAAATATTTGCTGAATTGGGTTAACAGGTTCAGTTTGAACAATCATCCATTTAACCTCTGTCTGTTTAATAATCTCATCTTGAATAAGTTTAATAATCTCATCTTGAATAATTTTATCGCCTCCTTTCCTGTAAAACAGCATCACCAGAACTTGACGATCGCAGAAATATAGTCTAATATAGTTGTATGTACGGGGCATTACTGGTTTCGACAGGGTAAGGAAAGCTACCAAGTGATGCAGGCCGAGAGTGAGTCACCTCTCGTAAATCCAGGCTCAAAACAAAATGTAACTGCGAACAACATCGTTCCTTTTGCTCGTAAATCAGCCGCTGTTGCTGCCTAAACACCTCTTGTAGGTTCGAGCGTCTATCGTTTGACTCCGTTAAGGACAATAGACAAACCCCCAACGGATGCTCTAACTTAGTTTCTTTGGTTGAAAAGTTAGTTAAGATTTAACCATTGCATCCCACCCTTCGGGATAATGAGGGGTTCCCGCCTTGAGGATCAGAAAGGCTAAGTCTGTGAATGAGCGAGGAGTAAATACTTGTTCTGGACATGGGTTCGATTCCCATATGCTCCATTCCCCTACACCCTAAAAAACCACCTTGGTAAATTCCGAGGTGGTTTTTTATTGGGTTGTTAGTCTGGTATAGAAACGGAAGAAATCGTTTGATTTTGCTGATAACGGATAGCCAGTTCGGACGCATGGGAAAGGAATTGACGCACCAAGACTTCCTTTCCTGAAAGGGGAATATTAGTATCACCCCAAGACGGTAACTGTGCCAAAGTTACACAGAGAATAAAAGCAGTCAGCACCAAAAAACCATATTTGAGGATAGGTCTGCTGAATAGTCCCTTAGTATTGAAAAACAGCATAGAAGTTGAAAGCTAACTCTAAACAAAAATCTCCCTCTCAGTTCTCACTGCGGGAGATAAATTCAGGGTGCATCTACTTAATAATTGAAGTATAACACAGAAAATGAGGGGTGTCACCCCCTATTGTAAAAACCCCTTTTTTTAGAGGAAAGTTTCACCCAGATTAACGCTGACAACGGCATTCTGAGGGAGTTTCAGACGTTAAAGATTTGTGACGTTGTTGGACTAATGTAGCTAAATTAGGCCGTCCCGTTAGCGTGAGTCGCCAATTGGCCCAAATTTTATAGAGTGCATTCATCATGGGGCCAATTAATGGCCAGCGAGTGGGTGCATAAATCCAACCGAGTCCCAGAACTTGATAAATTTGATAAAATACCTCTAAATTTTGGATGATTGTGCCATCGGGAAGTAACGCATGAATTCGTCCCATTGCAGCTTCAAAGGAAATCCCGCTATGATCTTCAGGACGATAATTAATATCACTAATATTAACAAAGGCAATTAATCCTCGTCCCGCGTCTCGTTTTTGTAAAAAATTCACCTCTCGTAAACATAACGGGCACTGACCATCATAAAGCAGTTTAATTTTCCAGGGAGTTGATGTGATTAAAGATGGGTTCGAGCTTTCTAAGGTAGGATTCATAAACTAGAATTACAATCAAGAGGTAATAATATTGTAGATAAATTTATCAAAAATTACATCTATTTTGACCCAGCTTGGGGAAGGGTAAAGGTGAACGAGGTTTGACCCAATTCAGGGGGAGATAATTGATGAATCTCTAACTTTTGGGTTCCCTTCTATTTGATGTTACCTGAATGGAGTAGACTATAAAGATAAACCCATAATCCAAAATCAAGCAATATTGAAGGGAACGCCGTGTTAGATATTAAATTAATTCGGGAAAATCCAGCCGTAGTCCAAGAACGCCTAAATTTACGAGGCGAGTATGATTTGCAACCGATTTTAACCTTAGATGAACAACGCCGCCAACTGGAACAGGAACGCATTGTATTACAAACCCGGAGTAATGATATTGGTAAATTAGTTGGGGAGAAAATTAAATCGGGATGTGACCCTAAAGGGGAAGAAATTAAAGTCTTAAGAGCAGAAGGTCAACAACTCAAAATCCAGTTGAGTGAATTGGAGCCGAAAGAGAAAGAAATTGATGTTCAAATCACTCAATTATTATTACCCATTCCGAATTTACCTAGTGAATCAACTCCTGTGGGAAAAGATGAACGGGAGAATGTAGAAATTAGACGCTGGGGAGATGAATATATTCCCCAAAATCCCAATATTTTGCATCATGCGGATATTGGAGAAAAACTTAACTTATTAGAATTTAAACAGGCGGTTAAAGTCGCTCAAGCGCGATTTGTGGCGTTAAAAGGTGCAGGTGCTGCTTTAGAACGAGCGTTAATTCAATTTATGTTAGACCGTCATACAAAAAACGGTTATATTGAAGTAATGCCTCCGTTATTAGTTAATAGTACCTCCTTAACAGCAACAGGTCAACTACCGAAATTTGCCGAAGAAAGTTTTAAATGTGACTCTGATGATTTATGGTTAATTCCGACCTCTGAAGTATCGGTGATGAATTTGTATCGAGATGATATTTTAGACGCGGAACAATTACCCATTCATCATTGTTCCTATACCCCCTGTTTTCGTCGAGAAGCGGGAAGTTATGGGAAAGATACTAGAGGGTTAATTCGGTTACACCAATTTAATAAAGTGGAAATGGTGAAACTGGTTCATCCTGATACTTCAGAAGCCGAACATGAGAAATTAGTACAGGATGCCGAAGGAGTTTTACAAGCGTTAAAATTACCCTATCGGGTGATAGAATTATGTACAGGAGATTTAGGATTTTCGGCTGCCAAATGTTATGATATTGAGGTGTGGTTGCCCTCAGCCGGAACCTATCGAGAGATTTCTAGCTGTTCCAATGTTAAGGATTTTCAAGCTCGACGAGCCAATATTCGCTTTAAAGAAGCGGGTAAAAAAGGGACACAATATATTCATGCGTTAAATGGTTCTGGGTTAGCCGTGGGTCGAACGATGGCCGCGATTTTAGAAAATTATCAACAACCCGATGAAACCATCCGTATTCCTGACGTTTTACAACCCTATTTAAGACGAGAAATCCTCTAATTCGTAGTGAGTCCTTCAGGACTCTCTATCTTTAACCCCTGAAGGGGTTACTACTAATTCGTAGTGAGTCCTTCAGGACTCTCTATCTTTAACCCCTGAAGGGGTTACTACCCGTTTTTCTAACCCCTTCAGGGGTTACTACAAGTTGGGTAAATAGGGTTGTAACGCATCTTTAGTAACAGCAATATTACAAGCTAATGCAATTTGTTCTTTTTCAATAATGCCCACAACTTGACGCGGCTGTGCACGAGTAACAACAGGTAACTGCGGTAAATCTCGCGCCGCCATCCGCTCTAAAGCCGCTTTAACAGGTTCATCTTCATAGGCGCAAAGGATTTCGGTTGTACAAACATCCTTTAAATTTTGCTGTCCTAACGCCAAAGATTCCTCTTGATTTGTAGCTTGAAAAATTGACCGACGAATATCTGTAACTGTTACTAATCCCGCTAATTGAGAACTTTCATCTAAAATTAAAGCCGTATGACAATTGAGATGTACCATTACCGAACCTGCCTCTAAAATTGGCATGGAACAGGGAAGGGTTAAATAAGATTGACCCATAACTTCAGAAATCCGAATGGTTTGTAAGATTTCTAACTCATTCGGTCGTTCTAAATAAACCCCCATTTGTTGTAAATTTAATCCTGAATCCGATTGATTAGATTGTACCACATCTACAATTAAAACACTCACTCCCACCGCCACCATTAACGGTAAAATAATTAAATAATTTTGCGTCATTTCAAATAATAATAAAATCGCCGTTAACGGCGCTCGCACACTTGCCGCTAATACCGCCGCCATTCCTACCATTGCATAAGCCGCAGGAGGGGCAATATCGGGTAAAAACGGGTGTACCAATCCCCCTACAGCTTGCCCATAGGTGGCGCCTAATGTCGCCCCAATAAACATCGCCGGAGCAAAAATTCCCCCGACTAATCCACTTCCTAAACTTACAGAAGTGGCAATAATTTTCAGAATTAATATAATCATTAATAAATCTAAAGAAAATCGCCCTTCCTCTAATAAGGCTTGAATCGTTCCATAACCAGGCCCTAGAATATGGGGAAATTGAATCGCAATAATCCCGACAAATAATCCCCCTAACATCGGATGAAAGGTTCGAGGAATTTTAGTTAAAAACAGGAAAGTCGGAATTTCACCTCGAAAACAACGT is part of the Planktothrix serta PCC 8927 genome and encodes:
- a CDS encoding thiol-disulfide oxidoreductase DCC family protein; the encoded protein is MNPTLESSNPSLITSTPWKIKLLYDGQCPLCLREVNFLQKRDAGRGLIAFVNISDINYRPEDHSGISFEAAMGRIHALLPDGTIIQNLEVFYQIYQVLGLGWIYAPTRWPLIGPMMNALYKIWANWRLTLTGRPNLATLVQQRHKSLTSETPSECRCQR
- the serS gene encoding serine--tRNA ligase; the encoded protein is MLDIKLIRENPAVVQERLNLRGEYDLQPILTLDEQRRQLEQERIVLQTRSNDIGKLVGEKIKSGCDPKGEEIKVLRAEGQQLKIQLSELEPKEKEIDVQITQLLLPIPNLPSESTPVGKDERENVEIRRWGDEYIPQNPNILHHADIGEKLNLLEFKQAVKVAQARFVALKGAGAALERALIQFMLDRHTKNGYIEVMPPLLVNSTSLTATGQLPKFAEESFKCDSDDLWLIPTSEVSVMNLYRDDILDAEQLPIHHCSYTPCFRREAGSYGKDTRGLIRLHQFNKVEMVKLVHPDTSEAEHEKLVQDAEGVLQALKLPYRVIELCTGDLGFSAAKCYDIEVWLPSAGTYREISSCSNVKDFQARRANIRFKEAGKKGTQYIHALNGSGLAVGRTMAAILENYQQPDETIRIPDVLQPYLRREIL
- a CDS encoding chloride channel protein gives rise to the protein MTTTLPNNEGILPQQTELASVSVSDRLTSLLNRLQPPPQFLILMFALLIGGGTGLVMVLFHKLVELFQRLTLEDFMGLMMPLGLWTIALIPPLGGLIVGLIRCRYQEFFGEGISSLINTQRISIISPLRPFIKLLAAAISLGSGASLGPEGPSVEIGANLGAILGQIFQVSKERYRLLLGAGAAAGLAAGFNAPIAGVFFALEVILGTSFAASGVGLVLLASVVSSVVARIVLGDHPAFSPPIYEVRSNWELLLYLGLGCLASFVSLAYTQAIKFAQRCFRGEIPTFLFLTKIPRTFHPMLGGLFVGIIAIQFPHILGPGYGTIQALLEEGRFSLDLLMIILILKIIATSVSLGSGLVGGIFAPAMFIGATLGATYGQAVGGLVHPFLPDIAPPAAYAMVGMAAVLAASVRAPLTAILLLFEMTQNYLIILPLMVAVGVSVLIVDVVQSNQSDSGLNLQQMGVYLERPNELEILQTIRISEVMGQSYLTLPCSMPILEAGSVMVHLNCHTALILDESSQLAGLVTVTDIRRSIFQATNQEESLALGQQNLKDVCTTEILCAYEDEPVKAALERMAARDLPQLPVVTRAQPRQVVGIIEKEQIALACNIAVTKDALQPYLPNL